The following coding sequences lie in one Arachis ipaensis cultivar K30076 chromosome B05, Araip1.1, whole genome shotgun sequence genomic window:
- the LOC107640742 gene encoding uncharacterized protein LOC107640742, translating to MPPRRRSDREGSTVNNPPRNDDNLFAAIHAMAEAVRETATATTRAVNRLGERNGERNNDRNGENGGNSDGDNMNHDKPMTLAAFLKVNPPKFKGTTVATEADNWFRGIERSLRAQHVPEEQYVEFATYMLEGDAQHWWQGIQRLLQQDEGNILWDVFKEDFYKKYFPRATREAKEMELMQLKQGSMSVAEYTRKFEDLCRFSKVCQGNPEDFEEWKCLKFEGGLREGLLNSVVPLEIRNFAELVNKSQLVEDCAKKIAAARMNRPGSSFQNYNRYTAPQGRNFKQGAMPSRRYNHNKNVHTRPTGGNGGRMRQDMGKRPQQAQM from the coding sequence ATGCCTCCACGGAGACGTAGCGATCGGGAAGGGTCTACTGTTAATAATCCGCCACGAAATGATGATAATCTGTTTGCTGCGATTCACGCTATGGCTGAGGCTGTGCGTGAAACAGCGACTGCTACTACCCGAGCAGTTAACCGTCTGGGGGAACGTAATGGAGAGCGTAACAATGACCGTAATGGTGAGAATGGTGGGAACAGTGATGGAGATAACATGAATCATGATAAGCCTATGACATTAGCTGCTTTCTTGAAAGTTAATCCACCGAAGTTCAAGGGTACGACTGTAGCAACTGAAGCTGATAATTGGTTCCGAGGCATAGAAAGGTCCTTGAGGGCACAGCATGTCCCGGAAGAACAGTATGTAGAATTTGCTACTTATATGTTGGAAGGGGATGCTCAGCACTGGTGGCAGGGCATTCAACGTTTACTGCAGCAAGATGAGGGTAATATTTTGTGGGATGTTTTTAAAGAAGatttctataagaagtactttcctagAGCTACTCGTGAGGCAAAGGAGATGGAGTTGATGCAGTTAAAACAGGGAAgtatgtctgttgctgagtatacAAGGAAGTTTGAAGATTTATGTCGTTTTTCCAAGGTTTGTCAAGGGAATCCAGAAGATTTCGAAGAGTGGAAATGTTTGAAATTTGAAGGGGGACTCCGTGAAGGTTTGTTGAACTCAGTGGTTCCATTGGAAATACGAAATTTTGCGGAGTTGGTTAATAAGAGTCAGCTAGTAGAGGACTGTGCTAAGAAGATAGCTGCAGCTCGGATGAATCGCCCAGGATCTTCTTTTCAGAATTATAATCGGTATACAGCTCCTCAGGGAAGGAATTTTAAGCAGGGAGCAATGCCTTCACGAAGGTACAATCATAATAAAAATGTTCATACACGTCCTACAGGAGGGAATGGAGGAAGAATGAGACAGGATATGGGTAAACGACCTCAGCAGGCGCAGATGTGA
- the LOC107640743 gene encoding uncharacterized protein LOC107640743, producing MNAVAEAVREAAVAAARAVDRLEVKPPKFKGTLIATDVDNWFRAIERSLRAQHGIQRLLQQDEGDIPWNIFKDGFYKKYFPRAARDAKEMELMQLKQGNTTIAEYAHKFDDLCRFSMICQGNPADFEEWKCLKFKGGLRGELMNSVVPLEIRNFAELVNKSKLVEECSKKVAIARANCREASRRDFIHDLAPEGRNFKVNGQFQRQNGNKRNGNFLARNNGNHDNYNLGEEEGGQSQQTQDISVCSRCGKDHGNRACRYGTHTCFSCGEYGHISRNCPKRFVRNPARPQQQGKVFTVTTGNTNAHNSSTRGEYHTMVLFMLDNTITSYAYVKF from the exons ATGAATGCTGTGGCTGAGGCAGTGCGTGAGGCTGCAgtagcagcggctagggctgttgacCGTCTTGAA GTTAAACCGCCTAAGTTTAAAGGTACACTCATTGCGACTGATGTTGACAACTGGTTTCGAGCTATCGAACGATCACTGCGAGCGCAGCAT gggatacagcgactgttGCAACAAGATGAAGGTGATATTCCTTGGAATATTTTTAAGGATGgattttataagaagtattttccgaGGGCAGCTCGTGATGCtaaggagatggaacttatgcagctgaaaCAGGGTAATACAACTATTGCAGAATATGCCCATAAGTTTGATGACTTGTGCCGTTTCTCCATGATCTGCCAAGGGAATCCTGCTGactttgaggaatggaagtgtttgaAATTTAAAGGAGGACTCCGAGGAGAACTAATGAACTCCGTTGTTCCGCTAGAGATAAGAAATTTTGCTGAACTagtgaataaaagtaaactagtGGAAGAATGTTCGAAGAAGGTGGCGATAGCTCGAGCAAATTGTAGGGAGGCCTCAAGAAGAGACTTTATTCATGATCTAGCCCCTGAAGGTCGTAACTTTAAGGTCAATGGTCAGTTCCAGCGCCAAAATGGAAATAAACGGAATGGTAACTTTCTTGCTCGTAACAATGGCAACCACGACAACTATAATTTGGGAGAGGAAGAAGGAGGTCAATCTCAGCAAACTCAGGATATTTCAGTATGCTCAAGGTGTGGGAAGGATCATGGTAATAGAGCTTGTAGATATGGGACACACACTTGTTTCTCTTGCGGAGAGTATGGACATATATCGAGGAATTGCCCAAAAAGGTTTGTTCGAAATCCAGCTAGGCCACAACAACAAGGAAAGGTTTTTACCGTAACTACTGGCAACACTAATGCACATAATTCTTCCACTCGAGGTGAGTACCACACTATGGTTTTGTTTATGCTAGATAATACTATAACTTCTTATGCGTATgttaaattttga